The Rheinheimera mangrovi genome contains the following window.
GATAAAAACCTGTCACAGTGGACCTCAGTCAATACTGGTGCCGCAGCTCAGTGGACTATGACGGACGGTGTGTTAACGGTAAAACCTGGTACCGGCGATATCCGCAGCAAGGAGTCGTTTTGCGATATTCAGCTGCATCTGGAATGGCGTGTTGGTAAAGACCGGATGGATAAAGAAGGCCAGCTGCGTAACAACAGCGGTATCTTTTTACAGGAAATGTACGAAATCCAGATTTTAGATTCCTACCAGAATAAAACCTATCCCAATGGTCAGGCTGGTGCTGTCTACAAACAGACTATTCCATTAGCCAATGCAACCCGTCCGTCGGGCGAGTGGCAGGAATACGACATTATCTACAAAGCGCCACGTTTTGACGGTGAAAAACGCTTATCGCCTGGTTATGTCACAGTGCTGCACAATGGTGTGTTGTTGCAAAACCATACTGAAATTGCTGGCACCA
Protein-coding sequences here:
- a CDS encoding 3-keto-disaccharide hydrolase gives rise to the protein MKYVWIGAALSLSTAVMAATDLSKLTDAERHALAAKTEVWTPVPPVVTAAEGQAPSDAIQLLDKNLSQWTSVNTGAAAQWTMTDGVLTVKPGTGDIRSKESFCDIQLHLEWRVGKDRMDKEGQLRNNSGIFLQEMYEIQILDSYQNKTYPNGQAGAVYKQTIPLANATRPSGEWQEYDIIYKAPRFDGEKRLSPGYVTVLHNGVLLQNHTEIAGTTEWIGAPQVKAHGCLPLKLQDHGDSVSFRNIWVRKLD